The Colletotrichum higginsianum IMI 349063 chromosome 2, whole genome shotgun sequence genome has a segment encoding these proteins:
- a CDS encoding Protein phosphatase regulator, translating to MPYTPPSQSRSPASSAPSSPDVSRRSSFQSSPRPSLPRSSSYLTKHRRTPAAPTDTTANGSSDQPTPPGTSDDLKGMATSNSIRQSPPPLTDERGMPKGAIISPPDSGSEEEDVAERGRRIENLKELQDAISQIPVHREASPTRSNLEQPALALITKDDLPKEGLPTSFSTSSLDALAKTVARRVNHARASTEPRIVYDPVSATASESDSDGNNLLDSKPPMVRKKSGELVRPALRPASARRRPSSMPGTPTFSKAVHFDSHLEHVRHFLQVDRPLAVSAGSSPVDNYDSDTEYPFPGDERRSARTPPYEWEIVTANHPVDTPIRKSLPVRLERVWLSPDQKNLLGSIAVANLAFQKSVTCRFTLDYWKTTSEVGAEYSHEIRPQEGPVPHDRFTFTIKLSDLANLETKTLFFCIRYNVNGQEFWDSNNGINFQVDFRKKYLPQNGKRGLQGAAGRPALPRSNRRASPASAPRSKSVSVGFDDFPSHNKLNFEQPIHEYLGESGPTAGLRLKVNKSTGNLASDNLSSRLTAPSGQAFANRYDFGASLTAAVQAAKDTSVKDRNPDDLYMKSHRKIQVPAQQPQQPYHSQRTKPAPAVTAPAANVGAPAVSKPVLQPVAPGTDSPNTSLASSSYEELVNKYCFFGSKQSSPQIKEGTLRSGKFDGADDGFVTRASNSTSSSSNGSPSMVHHTQHAGPAQHHAFHLRDANPYFPHLGPYGTSPASSPLNHSAQHVERPVHPRPNQASTPATMRSASPAASMGGFPYAGTSPNDFPYAQQLPERFPFNTETHAATAIRG from the exons ATGCCTTACACACCTCCCTCCCAGAGCCGGTCGCCTGCGAGCTCAGCACCCTCCTCGCCTGACGTCAGCCGTCGCTCATCATTCCAGTCCAGCCCGAGACCTTCATTACCAAGGTCTTCATCCTATCTTACGAAGCACAGAAGGACACCGGCCGCGCCGACAGACACGACCGCGAATGGCTCTTCTGACCAGCCGACACCCCCGGGCACATCGGACGACTTGAAGGGCATGGCGACGAGCAACAGCATTCGGCAATCACCGCCCCCGCTGACGGACGAGAGGGGTATGCCTAAGGGCGCTATCATCTCCCCGCCAGACTCTGGTagcgaagaggaagacgtcgCCGAACGCGGCAGGCGTATTGAAAATCTCAAGGAACTCCAGGATGCCATCAGCCAGATCCCAGTCCATAGAGAAGCCTCGCCCACCCGCTCCAACCTCGAGCAGCCAGCCCTGGCACTCATCACCAAGGACGACCTCCCCAAGGAGGGTCTCCCCACTAGCTTTAGCACCAGCTCGCTGGATGCCCTTGCCAAGACAGTTGCTCGCCGCGTCAACCACGCAAGAGCGAGCACTGAGCCCAGGATTGTCTATGACCCTGTCTCGGCCACCGCCTCCGAGTCGGATTCGGACGGCAACAACCTTCTCGATAGCAAACCCCCCATGGTGCGCAAGAAGTCTGGCGAACTTGTCCGCCCTGCCCTTCGCCCTGCTTCcgctcgccggcgaccttCCAGCATGCCTGGCACACCGACTTTCTCCAAGGCAGTCCACTTCGACTCCCACCTCGAGCATGTCCGGCATTTCCTCCAGGTTGACCGGCCACTCGCCGTGAGTGCTGGGTCCTCGCCAGTCGATAACTACGACAGTGACACCGAGTACCCCTTTCCTGGAGACGAACGCCGCAGTGCCCGCACCCCCCCTTACGAGTGGGAGATTGTCACGGCAAACCATCCTGTCGACACCCCTATCCGCAAGTCTTTGCCGGTGCGGCTGGAGAGGGTATGGCTGTCGCCCGATCAGAAGAACCTGTTGGGCTCCATCGCAGTCGCCAACCTGGCTTTCCAGAAATCTGTTACCTGCAGGTTCACTCTTGACTACTGGAAGACGACCTCGGAGGTCGGCGCGGAATACTCGCACGAGATTCGCCCCCAAGAGGGTCCCGTTCCCCACGACCGCTTCACGTTCACCATCAAGCTCTCGGACCTGGCTAATCTCGAGACCAAGACGCTTTTCTTCTGCATCAGATACAACGTGAACGGCCAGGAGTTCTGGGACAGCAACAACGGCATTAACTTCCAGGTTGACTTCCGCAAGAAGTACCTGCCCCAGAATGGCAAGCGTGGCCTCCAAGGCGCTGCCGGccgccctgccctgccccgCAGCAACCGCCGCGCTAGCCCTGCCTCTGCTCCTCGGTCCAAGTCTGTCTCGGTCGGCTTTGACGACTTTCCCAGCCACAACAAGCTCAACTTTGAGCAGCCCATCCACGAGTACCTGGGCGAGTCGGGCCCCACGGCGGGGCTCCGCCTCAAGGTCAACAAGTCGACCGGCAACCTGGCCAGTGACAACCTCTCTAGCCGGCTGACGGCCCCCAGCGGCCAGGCATTCGCCAACCGCTACGATTTTGGCGCCTCCCTCActgccgccgtccaggccgcAAAGGACACGAGCGTCAAGGACCGCAACCCCGATGATCTCTACATGAAGAGCCACCGCAAGATCCAGGTTCCTGCCCAACAGCCGCAGCAACCGTATCACTCTCAGCGGACCAAGCCTGCCCCGGCCGTCACTGCCCCGGCCGCCAATGTAGGCGCGCCCGCCGTCTCCAAGCCTGTCTTGCAACCCGTGGCCCCTGGCACCGACTCCCCCAACACGTCgctcgcctcgtcgtcgtacgagGAACTGGTCAACAAATACTGCTTT TTCGGCTCCAAGCAGTCTAGTCCGCAGATTAAAGAGGGCACACTGAGAAGCGGAAAATTTGACGGAGCTGACGATGGTTTCGTCACCCGGGCCTCTAACAGCACGAGCTCGAGTTCCAACGGCAGCCCGAGCATGGTCCATCACACCCAGCACGCTGGACCTGCACAGCATCATGCCTTCCACCTCCGCGATGCCAACCCCTACTTCCCGCACCTGGGACCCTACGGTACATCACCCGCCTCATCTCCACTCAACCACTCTGCGCAACACGTCGAGCGGCCTGTCCACCCGCGTCCGAACCAGGCTTCCACCCCAGCGACCATGAGGTCAGCCTCCCCCGCGGCCTCGATGGGTGGCTTTCCTTACGCCGGTACGTCGCCGAATGACTTTCCATACGCCCAGCAACTGCCGGAGCGATTTCCATTCAACACGGAGACTCACGCCGCAACAGCTATTAGGGGTTAA
- a CDS encoding Gluconate 5-dehydrogenase, with protein MMVSDTFSLTHKVAIVTGSSRENGIGAAIARALARNGGALAIHHVSKASAPRAQAVAQGIVSEGGRACVVQADITSPAGAKKLVAETMRAFGVDKVDILVNNAGICVGGDLLDATPEQMLAEFNLNTFAPLYMVQAVVKEGRMPRGGRIINIGTVASKLGHRGVAGYGASKAAEDSMTEALAGELGRSHGITVNTVAPGPILTDIVIDARKKLGTDPTKPLRSIARGSEEIGQPDDVARMVLWLATENSSWITAQYISCSAGINGTS; from the exons ATGATGGTCTCGGACACATTCTCTCTCACGCACAAGGTGGCCATTGTGACCGGGTCCAGCCGTGAGAATGGCATCGGTGCGGCCATAGCacgcgccctcgcccgcaaCGGCGGTGCGCTCGCCATCCATCACGTCTCCAAAGCGTCAGCTCCACGAGCTCAAGCTGTCGCCCAAGGAATTGTAAGCGAAGGCGGGCGAGCTTGCGTTGTCCAGGCGGATATTACATCTCCCGCTGGGGCAAAGAAGCTTGTGGCGGAGACGATGCGAGCGTTTGGCGTTGACAAGGTCGACATCCTGG TCAATAATGCTGGAATATGTGTGGGCGGCGACCTTTTAGACGCTACGCCTGAGCAGATGCTCGCCGAGTTCAACCTCAACACGTTTGCCCCATTGTACATGGTGCAAGCCGTTGTGAAAGAAGGCCGGATGCCGAGAGGTGGGCGCATCATCAATATCGGTACTGTGGCCTCGAAGCTTGGGCACCGCGGAGTAGCTGGCTATGGCGCCAGCAAGGCTGCGGAGGACAGCATGACCGAGGCACTGGCCGGCGAACTCGGACGTTCGCACGGCATTACGGTCAACACTGTGGCTCCGGGTCCGATTCTCACCGATATCGTGATTGATGCGAGAAAGAAGCTTGGCACGGATCCTACGAAGCCACTTCGATCGATTGCGAGGGGATCAGAGGAGATTGGCCAGCCTGATGACGTCGCACGAATGGTTTTGTGGTTGGCGACGGAGAATTCGAGCTGGATCACCGCTCAATACATATCCTGTAGCGCCGGCATCAATGGGACTTCCTGA
- a CDS encoding IgE-binging protein, with translation MDDIGNSYLYRERKSGSDSHPQPTSGSPETTISNSPAYPPRPSGDLTRQIGHRHFLNMAPPKRALIAVTSAHAPLYPKGQETGLFITEALHPFNVFREAGLDVDLVSETGTYQPDWLSQQPDWLPEKDRKVWEDHSSEFRSKLDALLKPGDIDPAKYGIFFASAGHASLIDYPDAKGLQSIASKMYADGSIVSAVCHGGAIFPGIIDPATGKSIIAGRKVTGFTTQGEEEEGVLDTIKSWNRPTIESSAASAGATYIPPPGPWDAFAYTDGRIVTGANPASAHVTAEAAVKAFQKL, from the exons ATGGATGATATCGGAAACTCGTACTTgtacagagagagaaagtcaGGCTCCGACTCTCATCCACAACCGACATCTGGATCACCTGAAACAACAATCAGTAACTCTCCTGCTTACCCTCCCCGCCCAAGCGGAGATCTCACCCGCCAAATAGGGCACCGTCACTTCCTCAACATGGCACCTCCCAAGAGAGCACTTATCGCGGTGACCTCGGCTCACGCCCCCCTATACCCCAAGGGACAAGAGACAG GCCTCTTCATCACCGAAGCTTTGCACCCCTTCAACGTCTTCAGagaggccggcctcgacgtcgacctcgtctccGAGACGGGCACCTACCAGCCCGACTGGCTATCCCAGCAGCCAGACTGGCTCCCCGAGAAGGACCGCAAGGTCTGGGAAGACCACTCGAGCGAGTTCCGCTCCAAGCTGGACGCCCTGCTCAAGCCGGGGGACATCGACCCCGCCAAG TAcggcatcttcttcgcctcggcGGGACACGCCTCGTTGATCGACTACCCCGACGCCAAGGGGCTGCAGTCCATCGCCTCAAAGATGTACGCCGACGGCAGCATCGTGTCAGCAGT CTGCCACGGAGGCGCCATATTCCCGGGCATAATCGACCCCGCGACGGGTAagtccatcatcgccggcagGAAGGTCACCGGCTTCACCAcgcagggcgaggaggaagaaggcgtcCTCGACACGATCAAGTCCTGGAACAGGCCGACGATCGAgtcgtccgccgcctccgccggtGCAACCT ATATCCCGCCCCCGGGCCCCTGGGACGCTTTCGCGTACACCGACGGACGCATCGTCACGGGCGCGAACCCGGCCAGCGCGCACGTCaccgccgaggcggccgtcAAGGCCTTTCAGAAGCTGTGA
- a CDS encoding Short chain dehydrogenase reductase family: protein MKIVTAASPVVPDAAPRQTAPPQYDSVSHAHRVQNYDLPAWQDTSYTACFLFDSKSPSDGAADPESEWEARLRVKSRDLPRLMREGFHWTPANFDPGATYIQKDLSGEKKTIKRRWTQSRNFFLSDLSDNPYWAATLVIYARSTRVLSRFKVTDVTPDTMSWAAAWKKDEHWGNVHWIYEWDCRRPQESYNAVYGEMPLDGWWPWPKRAVNDIPPECGSVVGRQNNEV, encoded by the coding sequence ATGAAGATAGTCACCGCCGCCAGTCCCGTGGTCCCAGATGCCGCACCTCGTCAAACCGCGCCTCCTCAATACGATTCAGTCTCGCACGCGCACCGCGTGCAGAATTACGACTTGCCCGCATGGCAAGACACTAGCTACACCGCCTGCTTCCTGTTCGACTCAAAATCACCTAGCGACGGCGCAGCGGATCCCGAGTCCGAGTGGGAAGCCAGACTCCGCGTGAAGTCCCGCGACCTGCCACGTCTCATGCGGGAAGGTTTCCACTGGACGCCCGCTAACTTCGACCCCGGCGCCACGTACATCCAGAAAGATCTCAGTGGCGAGAAGAAAACGATCAAGAGGCGCTGGACGCAGTCCCGTAACTTCTTTCTGTCGGACCTGAGCGACAACCCTTACTGGGCCGCGACATTGGTAATCTATGCTCGTAGCACCAGGGTCCTGTCGAGATTCAAAGTAACCGACGTCACCCCGGATACGATGAGCTGGGCTGCCGCGTGGAAGAAGGATGAGCACTGGGGCAACGTGCATTGGATTTACGAATGGGATTGCCGGAGGCCCCAGGAAAGCTACAATGCCGTGTACGGCGAAATGCCGCTGGACGGGTGGTGGCCGTGGCCCAAACGTGCGGTCAATGACATTCCCCCGGAGTGCGGGAGCGTGGTTGGGAGACAGAACAATGAGGTGTAA
- a CDS encoding Fungal specific transcription factor domain-containing protein has protein sequence MNIKRQRQACDLCYRRKIKCDGAAPRCSQCRVYDSECTFVAPRRKRAKRPVLADNTQSLSRAAPGAGNGNSDIGLRRMSKSGRMFERITLDDQSRQLELPPSRIVYPLVDTFLGTVNSVLPLYDDAVLLETIRLWYSMPSHRTRTTWASINVVMALAHCCDQGLSEQSEVFVAESVGKAQSVLTDLIMSDLRLDSLQVMLGLVLLFQHMPNMRPAAVLISTAFRLIHEMGIHRREGYEGISSAEALQRRRVFWVAYILDRDISMRTRQPLVHQDANIDLDLPPVRSSTDRAGFIDAGDGCTHFNFFRSRAQLAQIQGQVHECIFSVQGRSRPADEASLEIARLRGLLAQWRAQVPAALSAEALIRTRGTVLPKPFCMLYATSLSLLGQLTRVNAIEFDWVNRLLRHARNVHAGLPSVPPASPESWNALVEESRSFVMLFLSIPKKDIAFGR, from the exons ATGAACATCAAGCGCCAACGACAG GCTTGCGATCTTTGTTACCGCCGAAAGATCAAATGCGATGGCGCTGCTCCGCGATGTTCTCAATGTAGGGTTTATGATTCCGAATGCACCTTCGTGGCACCTCGCCGGAAAAGGGCAAAAAGACCAGTTCTCGCAGACAACACCCAGTCTCTGTCCCGAGCTGCCCCAGGCGCTGGTAATGGCAATTCTGATATTGGGCTGCGTCGGATGTCAAAAAGCGGCAGGATGTTCGAAAGGATTACGTTGGACGACCAGAGCCGTCAGCTGGAGCTGCCACCCAGTCGCATCGTTTACCCACTGGTCGATACTTTCCTTGGTACAGTCAACAGCGTGCTCCCTTTGTACGACGATGCTGTATTGCTGGAAACAATCAGACTGTGGTACAGTATGCCTTCCCACAGGACGCGTACAACGTGGGCATCGATCAATGTGGTGATGGCTCTCGCGCATTGTTGCGACCAGGGTCTATCAGAACAGTCGGAAGTCTTTGTTGCAGAGTCTGTTGGCAAGGCACAATCCGTCTTGACCGATTTGATCATGAGCGACCTCAGGTTGGACAGTCTGCAGGTGATGCTTGGGCTCGTGTTGTTGTTTCAGCACATGCCCAACATGAGACCGGCCGCGGTCCTCATATCGACCGCCTTCAGGCTTATCCATGAGATGGGAATACATAGGAGGGAAGGTTACGAGGGGATTTCAAGCGCCGAAGCACtacagcggcggcgggtctTCTGGGTTGCCTACATCCTCGACCGAGATATCAGCATGCGAACACGACAGCCCCTAGTTCACCAGGATGCGAACATCGATCTGGACCTACCGCCGGTTCGGTCGAGTACGGACAGAGCCGGATTCATTGACGCCGGTGACGGCTGCACCCACTTCAACTTCTTTCGATCTCGAGCGCAGCTCGCCCAGATTCAAGGACAGGTACACGAATGTATTTTCTCTGTGCAGGGCCGCTCGAGGCCTGCGGACGAGGCTTCGCTTGAAATTGCGCGCCTTCGGGGGCTGCTGGCACAGTGGCGAGCGCAGGTACCTGCAGCTCTCAGCGCCGAAGCTCTAATACGAACCCGCGGCACCGTCCTCCCAAAGCCTTTTTGCATGCTCTACGCTACAAGTCTCTCGCTGCTTGGGCAGTTGACCCGCGTTAATGCAATCGAGTTCGACTGGGTCAACAGACTGCTGCGTCATGCGCGAAACGTGCATGCGGGACTACCCAGCGTACCCCCAGCTTCGCCAGAGAGCTGGAATGCACTCGTGGAAGAGAGCCGCTCGTTTGTCATGCTGTTCCTCAGCATACCGAAAAAGGACATTGCATTTGGGCGGTAG